Proteins found in one Kamptonema formosum PCC 6407 genomic segment:
- a CDS encoding TrbI/VirB10 family protein: MIEKELQNGRKFDAEPDEIEECSYNTPPSNTTSHSFNGNNSSNEANNFSHSFNGNNSSNEANNFSHSSNSFQAANAPNGAGSNGKKTFGERSVEPLSREEERELAGHDGEADELLTSEYRIKQDNEGAETHPVSEKPEVRTFSVLMGTGAVLGILGFFWFVFFAPKPVRQQAKTTNPKPAQVSEDESGELKSRLAFQDQQRTLEVQPPEPKNRPTPAPKPTPAPKPAPAPRRSETPRSVQNFNPPRTVQTIPQPQPPAPRPYPTPLPRPVPPPAPLALRPVPPPEKVDPYERWAQLASLGQSRGQEIKELNGQGIAASSATFPNAIAPGMTAANYPTVRSVMPVPTPPPSTVAIAPVPLPQQQSVPPISQNPQPVLVSSPKSPQSAAPMQEIPAIAIGVTDPAANANRMTPGEAGILNRTTAENSTTMKEIAIGSSAKAIVIVPMIWDEAGQSPTAGRFAVQLTEDIMATDGAMALPSGTVLITQVENVTRGNRLVSQSVVALVYPDAAGRIQQVPIPPGNLIVRGTDNQPLIADSLFDRGSEIAKADILVGILGSLGRVGEIINRPAQETFSQQSGFLGSTAVKTTTSPKPNILAAALEGFFTPTAQRLRERSDRNAQELLKQGNVAIVPEGTQVSVFVNAFVTVQR; encoded by the coding sequence ATGATTGAAAAAGAACTTCAAAATGGGCGCAAATTTGATGCAGAACCCGATGAAATTGAAGAATGTTCCTACAATACGCCACCTAGCAACACAACTAGCCACTCTTTTAATGGCAACAACTCCTCTAATGAAGCCAATAACTTTTCCCACAGTTTTAATGGCAACAACTCCTCTAATGAAGCCAATAACTTTTCCCACAGTTCTAACAGTTTTCAGGCAGCTAACGCTCCTAATGGCGCTGGCAGCAATGGTAAAAAGACGTTCGGCGAGCGCTCAGTCGAGCCGTTGAGCCGTGAGGAGGAAAGAGAATTAGCCGGACATGACGGAGAAGCCGATGAATTATTGACCTCTGAATACAGAATTAAACAGGACAACGAAGGAGCAGAAACTCATCCTGTTTCTGAGAAGCCCGAAGTTCGGACGTTTTCAGTATTAATGGGTACTGGCGCAGTTCTCGGCATCTTGGGATTCTTTTGGTTTGTGTTCTTTGCTCCTAAACCCGTCCGCCAACAGGCAAAAACAACGAACCCTAAACCTGCTCAAGTTTCTGAAGACGAGTCAGGAGAACTAAAAAGTCGGCTGGCATTTCAAGATCAACAGCGGACGTTAGAAGTTCAGCCTCCTGAACCTAAAAATCGACCGACCCCTGCTCCCAAACCGACACCTGCACCAAAACCAGCACCAGCCCCTAGAAGGTCTGAAACCCCAAGGTCGGTTCAAAACTTTAATCCGCCAAGGACAGTACAGACCATTCCTCAGCCACAGCCGCCTGCACCGCGCCCTTATCCTACGCCATTACCGCGCCCTGTCCCGCCGCCCGCACCGTTGGCACTTCGACCTGTGCCACCACCAGAAAAAGTAGACCCTTACGAGCGCTGGGCCCAATTAGCTTCTCTGGGGCAAAGCAGAGGTCAAGAAATTAAAGAGCTAAATGGTCAAGGTATTGCTGCCAGTTCCGCAACTTTTCCGAACGCGATCGCGCCGGGGATGACAGCGGCAAATTACCCTACCGTGCGGTCAGTAATGCCAGTACCGACACCGCCCCCTAGCACAGTAGCAATTGCACCAGTTCCATTGCCCCAACAGCAATCAGTGCCGCCGATTTCTCAAAACCCGCAGCCAGTGCTAGTCAGTTCGCCAAAAAGCCCACAATCGGCTGCACCAATGCAAGAGATACCAGCGATCGCCATTGGAGTTACTGACCCCGCTGCAAACGCCAATAGAATGACCCCTGGAGAGGCTGGAATCCTCAACCGCACGACCGCCGAAAACAGCACAACAATGAAAGAGATAGCCATCGGCTCATCCGCTAAAGCCATAGTAATCGTACCGATGATTTGGGACGAAGCAGGTCAAAGCCCGACAGCCGGAAGGTTTGCCGTCCAATTGACCGAGGACATAATGGCAACTGACGGGGCGATGGCCTTACCATCTGGCACCGTCTTAATCACTCAAGTAGAAAATGTCACGCGCGGAAATCGACTGGTTTCTCAAAGCGTAGTAGCGCTTGTTTACCCCGATGCTGCTGGCCGCATCCAACAAGTACCCATTCCACCCGGAAACTTAATTGTTCGCGGAACCGATAACCAACCTCTCATTGCTGACAGTTTATTTGACAGAGGTTCTGAAATAGCCAAGGCTGATATTTTAGTAGGAATTCTTGGCAGCTTGGGGCGGGTAGGAGAAATAATCAATCGACCAGCCCAAGAAACTTTCAGCCAGCAAAGCGGCTTTTTGGGCAGTACGGCTGTTAAAACCACAACCTCGCCTAAACCTAACATCCTAGCCGCCGCTTTAGAGGGATTCTTTACACCTACTGCCCAACGGCTGCGAGAAAGATCGGATCGCAACGCCCAAGAACTTTTAAAGCAAGGAAACGTAGCGATCGTACCAGAAGGAACTCAAGTTTCAGTATTTGTCAATGCCTTTGTCACAGTGCAGAGATAA
- a CDS encoding DNA-methyltransferase, with the protein MKLSDISISEESEILRSIGRVKDYLISLEREPLFLQGETYALLKQFPPNSIDCVITSPPYWGHRVYINGGIGLEDKWQEYVKNLLEIFDEVKRIIKPTGSFWLNIGDAYQQKSMVGLPWRVALAMIDQQNWILRNSVIWNKVKGNPDNAKDKLRNIYEHVFHFVKADRYFYDVDAIRSKPGQAKVVNGSVVSATGVSGVRYRRQIELSTALSDSERINALKALEFVLEEVRIGKISDFRMIIRGQQRTTHSDSARVSGRARELIERGFYFLKYHPNGSKPSDVWDILPEDTQKRTLHFSPYPEDLCKIPILATCPQAGIVLDPFAGTGTTNQVAFQLGRRSIGIDISGEYLTVARERCSLLL; encoded by the coding sequence ATGAAGCTATCCGATATTTCAATAAGTGAGGAAAGCGAAATTCTGAGAAGCATAGGTAGAGTAAAAGACTACCTGATTTCATTGGAACGTGAGCCTTTGTTTTTACAAGGTGAGACTTATGCACTTTTAAAACAGTTCCCTCCTAATTCCATTGATTGTGTAATAACATCTCCCCCTTATTGGGGGCATAGAGTTTACATCAATGGGGGAATAGGGCTTGAAGATAAGTGGCAAGAGTACGTTAAGAATTTACTAGAAATATTTGATGAAGTAAAGCGCATTATTAAGCCAACAGGTTCTTTTTGGCTGAATATTGGAGATGCTTACCAGCAGAAATCAATGGTAGGTCTCCCTTGGCGAGTTGCACTTGCAATGATAGATCAACAGAATTGGATTCTCCGCAATAGTGTGATTTGGAATAAAGTAAAAGGCAACCCTGACAATGCAAAAGACAAACTCCGAAATATTTACGAACACGTTTTCCATTTTGTCAAAGCAGATAGATATTTTTATGATGTTGATGCAATTCGCTCAAAACCAGGACAAGCAAAAGTTGTCAATGGTTCTGTAGTCTCTGCAACGGGTGTTTCTGGCGTGCGCTACCGCCGACAAATTGAATTGTCCACAGCACTTAGTGATTCTGAACGTATAAATGCTCTGAAAGCTCTTGAGTTCGTCTTGGAGGAAGTACGCATCGGTAAAATCTCTGACTTTCGTATGATTATTCGCGGTCAGCAACGAACAACACACTCTGACTCAGCAAGGGTTTCGGGGCGAGCGCGCGAACTTATTGAACGCGGTTTTTATTTTCTCAAATATCACCCAAATGGTAGTAAACCCAGTGACGTTTGGGATATCTTGCCGGAGGATACCCAGAAGCGTACCCTTCACTTTTCACCCTATCCCGAAGACTTATGTAAAATTCCCATTCTGGCTACCTGTCCGCAAGCTGGTATTGTTCTCGACCCGTTTGCAGGCACAGGTACAACAAATCAGGTTGCATTTCAACTAGGACGCAGATCGATTGGAATTGATATCTCAGGTGAATATCTCACTGTTGCTCGTGAAAGGTGTAGTCTGCTCCTATGA
- a CDS encoding tyrosine-type recombinase/integrase: MKVQGNGRAKILTPAEITRLFDRGFLTARDRLLFAVTFYCACRISEALALTTQDIIGGIVTLRKATTKGKSATRTLPLHPMLAKYLKAYNPDVGFLFPGREGTKPLTRSQADLIFKDACKRVRIKGASTHSMRRTALTNLSNAGVPLRVIMEISGHKNLSSLQRYLEVQPEQLVKAIGLLK; encoded by the coding sequence GTGAAAGTTCAAGGTAACGGGCGTGCTAAGATTTTGACACCTGCTGAAATAACTCGGCTGTTTGACCGAGGGTTTCTTACAGCTAGGGATAGGCTTTTGTTTGCTGTGACTTTTTATTGTGCCTGTCGTATTTCTGAGGCGTTAGCTTTAACAACTCAGGATATTATTGGTGGTATAGTGACGCTGCGGAAAGCGACAACGAAGGGTAAGTCAGCAACGCGAACGCTGCCGCTACATCCGATGTTGGCTAAGTATTTAAAGGCTTACAATCCCGATGTGGGTTTTTTGTTTCCGGGGCGAGAGGGTACGAAGCCTTTGACGCGCTCTCAGGCAGATTTGATTTTTAAAGATGCTTGTAAGCGGGTAAGAATTAAGGGGGCTTCCACTCATTCGATGAGGCGGACGGCACTGACGAATTTGAGCAATGCTGGGGTGCCATTGCGGGTGATTATGGAGATATCAGGACATAAAAATTTGTCCTCTCTTCAGCGCTATTTGGAGGTGCAGCCCGAACAGCTCGTTAAGGCTATCGGCCTTTTGAAGTGA